In Thermanaeromonas sp. C210, the following proteins share a genomic window:
- a CDS encoding citrate/2-methylcitrate synthase produces MVRQDVIDYLSVLAEKNNYIEPYLYEKYNVKRGLRNKDGTGVLVGLTEIGEVHGYIMDEGERIPDKGRLLYRGIDVWDIVQGFQKEGRYGFEEVSYLLLFGELPTREKLREFNCLLAENRNLPDGFVEDMILKAPSSNIMNKLARSVLASYSYDPDPDNTSIRNIVRQSIELIARFPLMIAYAYQAKCHYYDNKSLYIHLPQKALATAENFLHMIRPDNQYTRLEAELLDLALVLHAEHGGGNNSTFTVHVVASTGTDIYSVIGAAVGSLKGPKHGGANIKVMEMMDNIKENVKDWKDEEEVKHYLSKILRKEAFDGKGLIYGLGHAVYTLSDPRAVLLKQKAAELAREKQMEDEFGLYLTIERVAPEVFAAEKQANKIIAPNVDFYSGFVYKMLNIPVELYTPIFAMARISGWCAHLIEELVSGGKIIRPAYKNVSPKKSYLLLDQR; encoded by the coding sequence ATGGTGAGGCAAGACGTTATAGATTACCTTTCCGTGTTGGCGGAAAAAAACAATTACATCGAGCCGTACCTCTATGAGAAGTACAATGTAAAGCGCGGCTTGAGGAATAAGGACGGCACCGGTGTGCTGGTGGGCCTCACGGAGATCGGTGAGGTCCACGGCTATATTATGGATGAAGGGGAAAGGATACCTGATAAGGGCCGCCTCCTCTACCGGGGCATTGATGTATGGGATATTGTCCAAGGCTTCCAAAAGGAAGGCCGCTACGGGTTCGAGGAAGTCTCTTATTTGCTGCTCTTCGGGGAGCTGCCGACGCGGGAAAAACTCCGGGAGTTTAACTGCTTGCTGGCCGAAAACAGGAACCTCCCGGACGGGTTTGTGGAAGATATGATATTGAAGGCTCCCAGCAGCAATATCATGAACAAATTGGCCCGGAGCGTCCTGGCCTCGTACTCTTATGATCCCGATCCGGACAACACGAGCATACGCAACATAGTCCGGCAGAGTATCGAATTGATCGCGCGTTTTCCCCTCATGATAGCTTATGCTTACCAGGCCAAGTGTCATTATTACGATAATAAAAGCCTGTACATTCACTTACCTCAAAAGGCCCTTGCAACGGCGGAAAATTTCCTGCATATGATCAGGCCTGATAACCAATACACCAGGCTGGAGGCCGAATTACTGGACCTCGCACTGGTGCTTCATGCCGAACACGGGGGAGGCAATAACTCCACCTTTACCGTCCATGTCGTTGCCTCCACCGGCACCGATATCTATTCCGTAATTGGTGCCGCGGTGGGTTCCTTGAAGGGGCCTAAACACGGCGGTGCCAATATTAAAGTCATGGAAATGATGGACAATATTAAAGAGAACGTTAAGGACTGGAAGGACGAAGAAGAGGTTAAGCATTATTTGAGCAAGATCCTTCGCAAAGAGGCCTTCGATGGGAAAGGATTGATTTACGGCTTAGGACATGCCGTCTATACCTTGTCCGATCCGAGGGCCGTTTTACTCAAACAAAAGGCAGCGGAACTGGCCAGGGAGAAACAGATGGAGGACGAGTTCGGCCTGTACCTGACCATCGAAAGGGTGGCTCCGGAGGTCTTCGCCGCTGAAAAACAGGCCAATAAAATCATCGCGCCTAATGTAGACTTTTATTCCGGCTTCGTCTACAAGATGCTCAACATTCCCGTTGAGCTTTACACTCCCATCTTTGCCATGGCCAGGATCTCCGGCTGGTGCGCCCACCTCATCGAAGAGCTGGTGAGCGGCGGGAAAATTATCCGACCAGCCTACAAAAATGTATCGCCCAAGAAAAGCTATCTTCTCCTAGACCAGAGGTAA
- a CDS encoding alpha/beta-type small acid-soluble spore protein, with protein MSHKKDNDRLRTEGHLDKLKWETAKELGLDDDLANAGEELTVREAGKIGGNMVRKLVKAGEKALAEEGKRKTRLNLQDEQDNP; from the coding sequence GTGAGCCACAAGAAAGATAACGATAGGCTGCGAACGGAGGGACACCTGGATAAGCTAAAATGGGAAACCGCCAAGGAATTGGGGCTGGATGACGACCTAGCCAATGCCGGCGAGGAGCTGACGGTCCGGGAAGCGGGCAAAATCGGCGGCAACATGGTGCGCAAACTAGTAAAGGCCGGAGAAAAGGCCCTGGCCGAAGAAGGAAAGCGCAAAACCCGGTTAAATCTGCAGGACGAGCAGGATAATCCGTAA
- a CDS encoding ribonucleoside triphosphate reductase translates to MLPKKIIKRDGRVVDFDQERIINAIFKAAQAVGGQDRRLACELANQVTALVAQKFEDRLPTVEDVQDLVEKVLIENGHARTAKAYILYRQQHAEWRNFRNLLVNVEKMVQDYLEGQDWRINENSNMNYSLQGLNNHIIGAVTSKYWLEKIYPPEIRRAHEEGAIHIHDLSLLAPYCCGWDLADLLEVGFAGVGQKVESAPPKHFRTALGQIANFFYTLQGEAAGAQAFSNFDTYLAPFIRYDGLDYAEVKQALQEFIFNLNVPTRVGFQTPFVNLTMDVVPPKILAEEPVIIGGKRQDACYGEFQEEMDWLNQAFCEVMMEGDAKGRIFTFPIPTYNITPDFAWESPVVDKILAMTAKYGIPYFANFVNSDLKPEDVRSMCCRLRLDNRELKKRGGGLFGANPLTGSIGVVTINLPRLGYLSCSKEEFLCRLKGCMDLAKESLILKRNVLEKLTEQGLYPYSRFYLRRVKERFGRYWENHFNTIGIVGMHEALLNFSGRGIEDPEGRELALEILDFMRQTLSVYQEETGQLFNLEATPAEGTSYRLARLDKSLYPAIITSGDEDPYYTNSTHLPVDFTGDVFEALEHQDELQIKYTGGTVFHAYLGERITDLSACGRFLQTVMSRFRLPYLTLTPTFSICTEHGYLAGEQWKCPTCGRETEVWSRIVGYYRPVKNWNKGKKAEFRRRRVFSLAG, encoded by the coding sequence ATGTTGCCTAAGAAGATCATAAAACGCGACGGTAGGGTGGTGGATTTCGACCAGGAGCGGATTATTAACGCCATCTTCAAAGCCGCCCAAGCCGTGGGCGGCCAGGACCGCCGTCTGGCCTGTGAGCTGGCCAACCAGGTGACGGCTTTGGTTGCTCAGAAATTTGAGGACCGGCTGCCGACGGTAGAGGATGTGCAGGACCTGGTGGAAAAGGTTCTAATAGAAAACGGGCATGCCCGCACGGCCAAAGCGTACATCCTCTATCGGCAGCAGCATGCGGAGTGGAGGAATTTTCGCAACCTGTTAGTCAATGTGGAGAAAATGGTCCAGGATTACCTGGAAGGACAAGACTGGCGCATTAACGAAAACAGCAACATGAATTACTCCCTGCAGGGCCTTAACAACCACATTATCGGGGCAGTTACCTCCAAATATTGGCTGGAAAAGATATATCCCCCGGAAATACGGCGGGCCCACGAGGAGGGAGCCATACATATCCATGACCTGAGCCTCCTGGCTCCCTATTGCTGCGGCTGGGACCTGGCGGACCTTTTGGAGGTGGGCTTTGCCGGGGTGGGGCAGAAGGTGGAAAGTGCGCCGCCTAAGCATTTTCGCACGGCCCTGGGGCAGATTGCTAATTTCTTTTATACTTTACAGGGTGAAGCGGCAGGTGCCCAGGCCTTTTCCAACTTTGATACCTACCTGGCGCCCTTTATCCGCTATGATGGCCTGGATTACGCGGAAGTGAAGCAGGCCCTGCAGGAATTCATCTTCAACCTGAATGTGCCTACCAGGGTGGGCTTCCAGACCCCCTTTGTCAACCTCACTATGGATGTGGTGCCCCCCAAGATACTGGCCGAAGAGCCGGTGATCATCGGAGGTAAGCGGCAGGACGCCTGTTATGGCGAATTCCAGGAGGAGATGGACTGGCTTAATCAGGCGTTTTGCGAGGTTATGATGGAGGGGGATGCCAAGGGCCGTATCTTTACTTTCCCCATCCCAACCTATAATATTACCCCGGATTTTGCCTGGGAGAGCCCCGTAGTCGATAAAATCTTGGCCATGACGGCCAAATACGGTATTCCTTATTTTGCCAACTTCGTCAACTCGGATTTAAAGCCGGAAGACGTGCGCAGTATGTGCTGCCGCCTGAGGCTGGACAACCGCGAGCTTAAAAAAAGGGGAGGGGGGCTTTTCGGGGCTAATCCCCTCACCGGTTCCATCGGCGTGGTTACCATTAACCTGCCGCGCCTGGGTTACTTGAGCTGTTCCAAAGAGGAGTTCTTATGCAGGCTTAAGGGCTGCATGGACCTGGCCAAGGAGAGCCTTATCTTGAAGCGCAATGTTCTGGAGAAGCTCACCGAACAAGGCCTTTATCCCTATTCGCGGTTTTACCTGCGGCGGGTGAAGGAGCGTTTCGGCAGGTACTGGGAGAACCACTTCAACACCATAGGCATCGTAGGCATGCATGAAGCCCTCCTCAACTTTTCGGGCCGGGGCATAGAGGATCCGGAGGGAAGGGAACTGGCCCTGGAAATCCTGGACTTCATGCGCCAGACTCTGTCCGTATATCAGGAGGAAACGGGCCAGCTTTTCAACCTGGAGGCTACCCCGGCCGAGGGCACTTCCTACCGCCTGGCCAGGCTGGACAAGTCCTTGTATCCCGCTATCATTACTTCGGGAGACGAGGACCCCTATTACACCAATTCAACCCATTTGCCGGTAGATTTCACCGGCGATGTTTTTGAAGCGCTGGAACACCAGGATGAACTACAGATCAAATATACAGGGGGCACGGTGTTCCATGCTTACCTGGGGGAAAGGATAACGGATCTAAGCGCCTGTGGTCGTTTCCTGCAGACGGTTATGAGCCGGTTCCGCCTGCCCTATCTTACCCTCACGCCGACGTTCAGCATCTGTACCGAGCACGGCTACCTGGCCGGGGAACAATGGAAGTGCCCCACGTGCGGCCGGGAAACGGAGGTGTGGAGCAGGATTGTGGGTTACTACCGGCCGGTAAAGAATTGGAATAAGGGCAAGAAGGCTGAGTTCCGCAGGCGTCGGGTTTTCAGCCTGGCGGGCTAA
- a CDS encoding anaerobic ribonucleoside-triphosphate reductase activating protein gives MAIRGIHKTSLVDFPGEVCTTVFFGGCNFRCPWCHNADLVLRPSALPEIPPEEVLAFLDRRKSFIRAVCLTGGEPTLARGLEDFICQLKGRGFKVKIDTNGTRPEVIAGLLEKGLLDYVAMDVKGPLEKYNLLTGVKADLGAVKESVNLLKNSRTAYEFRTTMVPGLLSEEELLALGPLLAGARRYVLQAFRPADSVINGYYRDIPPCSEATLKNTALKLAPFFGRVEIRA, from the coding sequence GTGGCCATTAGAGGTATCCACAAGACTAGCCTGGTGGATTTTCCCGGCGAGGTTTGTACCACCGTTTTCTTCGGGGGATGTAATTTCCGCTGCCCCTGGTGCCATAATGCCGACCTGGTACTGCGCCCCTCGGCTTTGCCTGAGATTCCCCCAGAAGAGGTTTTGGCTTTCTTGGACCGGCGGAAGTCTTTCATCCGAGCCGTCTGTCTCACAGGGGGAGAGCCGACCTTGGCCCGAGGCCTGGAAGATTTTATTTGTCAATTGAAAGGGAGGGGCTTCAAAGTCAAAATAGATACTAACGGCACGCGGCCCGAGGTTATAGCCGGGCTTTTAGAAAAAGGTCTTCTGGATTATGTGGCTATGGATGTCAAAGGACCGCTGGAAAAGTATAACCTCCTTACGGGTGTGAAAGCGGATCTCGGAGCTGTAAAGGAAAGCGTCAACCTGCTTAAAAACAGCCGCACGGCTTACGAATTCAGGACTACAATGGTTCCGGGCCTATTGTCGGAAGAAGAACTCCTGGCCCTCGGGCCTTTGCTGGCTGGGGCCCGCCGGTATGTTTTGCAGGCCTTTAGGCCCGCGGATTCTGTTATTAACGGATACTACCGGGATATCCCTCCCTGTTCGGAAGCGACCTTGAAGAATACGGCCTTAAAATTGGCGCCCTTCTTCGGTAGAGTAGAAATAAGAGCCTAA
- a CDS encoding PucR family transcriptional regulator, whose translation MENLMEVIDLIVKGGSLAHLVQRLAGIFNAGIIVTNPWGKILATSDPLAFPPGRYLPFSLRTPQTQGTFEQWSYFAQALNTGGTVYGYLLIVKEQGLPSEIIPHITQAAQIILLALAKEQAVVATERRYRTDFLYDLLYNNFESKEAMVARGQLWGWDLNRPHMLMVIELRLFRDEASSDSATVEQFQGLASTAVLEKYPHAMLLPRGQQLVIILPTPEEEKVARQKLTELFDYLVRAVARYFPPGSLLGGVGLFYPSASELYLSFQEAKIALEIGKHLRREQGLVFFADLGVEKLLYHLPSPLLEEYCQQTIGKLEEYDKTHGTNYVEVLESFFQFNGDFQALAQHFYLHPNTLRYRLQKIGEILGLDIHSLESLSNLLVALKARAFVKRWSKA comes from the coding sequence ATGGAAAATTTAATGGAGGTTATAGACCTGATTGTTAAGGGCGGCAGTTTAGCTCATCTGGTCCAGCGCCTGGCCGGGATATTTAATGCCGGCATTATTGTTACTAATCCTTGGGGAAAAATTTTGGCCACCAGCGATCCCCTGGCTTTCCCTCCAGGAAGATACTTGCCCTTTAGTCTGCGAACCCCGCAAACACAAGGCACTTTTGAACAGTGGTCCTATTTTGCCCAGGCCTTAAACACTGGGGGGACCGTGTACGGCTACCTGCTAATTGTAAAGGAGCAAGGACTGCCCTCTGAGATAATTCCCCATATAACTCAAGCAGCCCAAATTATACTCCTCGCTCTGGCTAAAGAACAGGCTGTAGTGGCTACCGAAAGGCGTTATCGTACGGATTTTCTTTACGATCTTCTGTACAATAATTTTGAATCCAAGGAAGCTATGGTAGCCCGAGGACAACTCTGGGGTTGGGATTTAAATCGTCCCCATATGTTAATGGTGATAGAGCTTCGGCTCTTTAGGGATGAAGCTTCGAGCGATTCTGCTACGGTAGAGCAATTTCAGGGTCTGGCTTCCACTGCTGTTTTAGAAAAATATCCCCACGCTATGCTCCTTCCGCGTGGCCAGCAACTGGTCATAATATTGCCGACGCCTGAAGAAGAAAAAGTAGCCCGGCAGAAGCTAACGGAATTATTTGACTACCTCGTTCGTGCGGTGGCCAGATATTTTCCTCCCGGTTCCCTCCTAGGAGGAGTGGGATTGTTTTATCCTTCCGCCAGTGAGCTTTATTTGAGCTTTCAGGAAGCCAAAATTGCCCTGGAAATAGGAAAGCACTTGCGCCGGGAGCAGGGGCTGGTCTTTTTTGCCGACCTCGGTGTAGAAAAGCTCCTTTATCACCTCCCCTCGCCCCTGCTGGAGGAATATTGCCAGCAAACTATTGGCAAGCTGGAGGAGTATGATAAAACCCATGGCACTAATTATGTAGAGGTGCTAGAAAGCTTCTTCCAGTTTAATGGTGACTTCCAAGCCCTGGCCCAGCACTTCTACTTGCATCCGAACACTCTGCGTTATCGGCTGCAAAAGATCGGGGAAATTTTAGGTTTGGACATCCACTCTTTAGAGAGCCTGTCAAATTTACTGGTAGCTTTAAAGGCTAGGGCCTTTGTTAAACGTTGGAGCAAGGCCTAA
- a CDS encoding 4Fe-4S dicluster domain-containing protein: MKQWGFWLRLDHCVGCRTCQLACKKEKGTSSRINLRRVREERGPGGELYFLSLACNHCSNPECIRVCPEKAYWKRRDGIVLHLPRRCQGCRACVQACPYQAPQYNVETRKAEKCDFCRSRLEQGLLPACVEACHTEALNVIVWEESPGGTSYSRRLPSLPDPALTRPSLHLSWERSTRAFWRRVL, encoded by the coding sequence GTGAAGCAGTGGGGTTTCTGGTTACGCTTGGATCACTGTGTCGGCTGTCGCACCTGCCAGCTGGCTTGCAAGAAAGAAAAAGGCACCAGTAGCAGAATAAACTTGCGCCGGGTAAGGGAGGAAAGAGGACCGGGAGGCGAGCTTTACTTTTTGTCCCTGGCCTGCAATCACTGCAGCAATCCTGAATGCATTAGGGTCTGCCCGGAAAAAGCCTACTGGAAACGTCGGGACGGGATAGTTCTGCACCTGCCTCGCCGCTGCCAGGGCTGCCGGGCATGCGTGCAGGCCTGTCCCTATCAGGCTCCCCAATACAACGTAGAGACGCGTAAGGCCGAAAAATGCGATTTCTGCCGCTCCCGTCTGGAACAAGGGCTCCTGCCGGCTTGCGTGGAGGCCTGCCATACCGAAGCGCTAAATGTAATAGTTTGGGAAGAAAGCCCTGGAGGGACTAGTTACTCCCGCCGGTTGCCTTCCCTGCCCGATCCTGCTCTGACCAGGCCTTCCCTGCATTTGAGCTGGGAAAGGAGCACCCGTGCGTTCTGGCGTAGGGTTTTGTAA
- a CDS encoding molybdopterin-containing oxidoreductase family protein — MPVYRSVCPCNCYDACAMLTYVEGGKIVKIEGDPHHGFTRGRLCAKGYAYLRRVYSPERLRYPLRQYPRGSGNWQRLSWGEALEIIAEQMLTIKEKYGSTLPLCLNKYSGNFGWLHNAVEAFFDSLGGTTRAGGSPCWSAGLDAFLLDFGTVHSPDPEKMGQSKCLILWGTNPAWTSVHSLSFLQEARRQGAKIIAIDPVFTPTARWADLYLQVKPGSDGALALGAAAYIYQHSLYDHHYVKHYTVGWEDFSRQLAALTLDWAAGETGLPPEAIATLAEIYATTRPAAIWIGFGLQRHTNGGQNVRAINALAAITGHLGEENGGVYYAHQHTWPRGFQVEPPKDYRSPNRYLNINNFAAEILAASDPPVKFLWVSCRNPVSQEAGAGRVSEALNTVDMIVTVDHFLTPTAQLSDVVLPACTLFEEWDIVSSYWHYWVAVNEPAIPPWLEAKSDLEIVSALAAKLNELAPGSSTFPTDKGPTDWLDSLFDEKMQNLLGMESWQELLKGPRKAQVEAAFPSKINFLCSPVYVPPLSPPLRYPLRLLSPHQQYSLHSQFQNLDWLLAINPEPFLLIHPVTAEKRHLQEGELARIFNDQGEIVARVKIDPGVPQDVVVAYEAWYGKSNYNVNKLTSPLPTDLGSLTTGFPGCAFYDCFVEVARL; from the coding sequence ATGCCGGTTTATCGCTCTGTCTGCCCCTGCAACTGCTATGACGCTTGCGCCATGTTGACTTACGTGGAAGGCGGCAAGATAGTCAAAATCGAAGGCGACCCACACCACGGTTTTACCCGCGGTCGCCTCTGCGCCAAGGGTTATGCTTACCTGCGCCGGGTTTATAGCCCGGAGCGTCTGCGCTACCCCTTGCGGCAATATCCCCGGGGTTCGGGAAACTGGCAGCGCCTTTCCTGGGGTGAAGCTTTGGAAATTATAGCGGAGCAGATGCTGACCATTAAAGAGAAATATGGTAGCACCCTGCCCTTATGCCTTAATAAATACTCGGGCAATTTTGGCTGGCTGCACAATGCAGTGGAAGCCTTTTTCGACAGCCTCGGCGGCACCACCCGGGCCGGGGGCTCTCCCTGTTGGTCGGCCGGGTTGGATGCCTTTCTCCTCGATTTCGGGACCGTGCACAGTCCCGATCCGGAGAAGATGGGCCAGAGTAAGTGCCTTATCCTCTGGGGCACCAACCCGGCCTGGACCTCGGTTCATTCCCTTTCCTTTTTGCAGGAGGCCCGGCGGCAAGGAGCTAAAATTATAGCCATCGATCCAGTTTTCACGCCGACAGCCAGGTGGGCTGACTTATATCTGCAGGTTAAACCCGGCAGCGATGGTGCGCTGGCCTTAGGCGCTGCAGCCTATATATACCAGCATTCCCTTTATGACCACCATTATGTAAAGCATTATACCGTAGGGTGGGAGGACTTTAGCCGTCAACTAGCAGCTTTAACCCTAGATTGGGCGGCGGGAGAAACCGGCCTTCCACCGGAAGCCATAGCTACCCTGGCCGAAATTTATGCTACCACCAGGCCGGCTGCTATTTGGATCGGCTTTGGCCTCCAGCGCCATACCAATGGGGGCCAAAACGTGCGGGCTATCAACGCCCTGGCTGCTATAACCGGCCACCTGGGTGAAGAAAACGGGGGAGTTTATTATGCCCACCAGCATACCTGGCCGCGAGGCTTCCAGGTGGAGCCTCCTAAGGACTATCGGAGTCCCAATCGTTACCTGAACATCAATAATTTTGCGGCGGAGATCTTAGCTGCTTCTGATCCTCCAGTAAAGTTTTTATGGGTGTCCTGTCGCAACCCGGTGAGCCAGGAAGCAGGCGCCGGGCGAGTAAGTGAGGCTTTGAATACCGTGGACATGATTGTAACGGTAGATCATTTCCTCACCCCTACAGCCCAGCTCTCAGATGTAGTGCTACCTGCCTGTACCCTCTTTGAGGAGTGGGATATTGTTTCCAGCTACTGGCATTACTGGGTGGCCGTCAACGAGCCGGCCATCCCGCCGTGGCTTGAAGCCAAAAGCGACCTGGAGATTGTTTCTGCCCTGGCAGCTAAACTTAACGAGCTGGCTCCGGGGAGCAGCACTTTCCCCACCGATAAAGGGCCTACTGACTGGTTGGATAGTCTTTTCGATGAAAAAATGCAAAATCTCCTGGGAATGGAATCCTGGCAGGAGCTTTTGAAGGGCCCGCGCAAAGCCCAGGTGGAGGCTGCTTTTCCCAGCAAGATCAATTTTTTGTGTTCTCCCGTTTACGTACCCCCCTTATCGCCTCCGCTCCGCTATCCCTTGCGGCTCCTGAGCCCCCACCAACAGTATAGCCTCCATTCCCAGTTTCAAAATCTGGACTGGTTGCTGGCCATTAATCCTGAACCCTTTTTGCTTATCCATCCGGTCACTGCCGAGAAGCGCCACCTACAAGAAGGCGAACTGGCGCGAATATTCAACGACCAGGGGGAAATTGTCGCCCGGGTGAAAATAGACCCGGGAGTGCCCCAGGATGTGGTGGTGGCTTACGAGGCCTGGTACGGTAAGAGTAATTATAATGTGAACAAGCTAACTTCTCCCCTGCCTACCGACCTGGGTAGTCTCACTACCGGTTTCCCCGGGTGCGCTTTTTATGATTGTTTTGTGGAGGTTGCTCGCCTGTGA